In the Dama dama isolate Ldn47 chromosome 13, ASM3311817v1, whole genome shotgun sequence genome, one interval contains:
- the LOC133068422 gene encoding mast cell protease 1A-like, translating into MVLLLLLAALLLSPTGEAGKIIGGHEAKPHSRPYMAYLQIHTAENILICGGFLVRGDFVLTAAHCLGSSINVTLGAHNIKKQERTQQVIAVRRAIPHPRYNDKTWTNDIMLLQLKRKAKVTTAVSPISLPRDWDTVNPGMLCSVAGWGRLDVDMSHPNKLQEVELEVQSAEKCTSRYKYYRTTTQICAGDPGKRKSSFKGDSGGPLVCNGVAQGIVSYGTKDGTPPRVFTRISSFLPWIQTTMKQYELQGPD; encoded by the exons ATGGTCCTGCTCCTGCTCCTGGCGGCCCTTCTTCTGTCCCCCACTGGGGAGGCAG GGAAAATCATCGGGGGCCATGAGGCCAAGCCTCACTCCCGTCCCTACATGGCATATCTTCAAATACACACTGCAGAGAACATTTTGATCTGTGGGGGTTTCCTCGTGCGTGGGGACTTCGTGTTGACAGCAGCTCACTGCCTGGGAAG CTCAATCAACGTCACCCTGGGGGCACATAACATCAAGAAGCAGGAGAGGACCCAGCAGGTCATCGCAGTGAGAAGAGCCATCCCACACCCACGCTATAATGACAAGACTTGGACCAACGACATCATGTTACTGCAG CTGAAAAGGAAAGCGAAAGTGACCACCGCTGTGAGCCCCATCAGTCTACCCAGGGACTGGGATACGGTGAATCCAGGGATGCTATGCAGTGTGGCTGGCTGGGGGCGACTTGACGTGGATATGTCCCACCCAAATAAACTACAGGAGGTAGAGCTTGAAGTCCAAAGTGCCGAGAAATGCACCTCTCGCTACAAATATTACAGAACCACCACCCAGATATGTGCAGGGGACCCAGGAAAGAGGAAGAGTTCCTTTAAG GGTGACTCCGGGGGCCCACTTGTGTGTAATGGTGTGGCCCAAGGCATTGTGTCCTATGGAACAAAGGATGGGACACCTCCAAGGGTCTTCACCAGAATCTCAAGCTTTCTGCCTTGGATCCAAACAACAATGAAACAGTACGAACTTCAGGGACCAGACTGA
- the LOC133068027 gene encoding cathepsin G-like, protein MGLTAFHSPPVCCDSDRGTAALTEMNGLGKCGDNPSASFQGREARPHSHPYMAFIQTLTPAGLTICGGFLVHEDFVMKAALCLGSQINVILGIHSVTASEWTQLLIPVPRPIPHPRYNQRNNRNDIMLLQLASRVRQNEAMKLVALPQTEEMLDPGTQCTVAGWGLTGLNRRAVTFQEVQLTIQRDGECHSLFDFYTGQKQICVGDPREGKSTFLGDSGGPLVCNNFQWCR, encoded by the exons ATGGGGCTCACGGCATTTCATTCACCCCCCGTTTGCTGTGACAGTGACCGAGGCACAGCTGCACTCACGGAGATGAACG GGCTCGGGAAG TGCGGAGATAATCCTAGTGCTTCCTTCCAGGGCCGAGAGGCCAGGCCCCATTCCCACCCCTACATGGCATTTATTCAGACCCTGACACCAGCGGGTCTGACCATCTGTGGGGGGTTCCTGGTGCATGAAGACTTTGTGATGAAGGCAGCTCTCTGCTTGG gcagccaaataaatgtcaTCTTGGGGATCCACAGTGTCACTGCTTCTGAATGGACGCAGCTGCTCATCCCTGTTCCCagacccatcccccaccccagatACAATCAGCGGAACAACCGGAACGACATCATGTTACTGCAG CTGGCGTCCAGAGTCAGACAGAATGAAGCCATGAAGCTGGTAGCTCTGCCTCAGACAGAGGAAATGCTGGACCCTGGGACCCAGTGCACTGTGGCCGGCTGGGGCCTCACCGGGCTGAACAGGAGAGCAGTCACATTCCAGGAGGTGCAGCTGACAATTCAGAGGGATGGAGAGTGTCACAGTCTCTTTGATTTCTACACTGGCCAAAAGCAGATCTGTGTGGGGGACCCAAGAGAGGGGAAGTCCACCTTCCTG GGGGACTCCGGGGGCCCCCTCGTGTGTAACAATTTCCAAT GGTGCCGCTGA